The Pirellulaceae bacterium genomic interval CCGCCCCATCGCTTCGAATTGCGGCTGCGCTGCCTGCCAACGCAGTCGAGGTTATATTCGCCACTTGTTCATGGCGAAAGAAATGCTCGGGCCGATTCTGGTCTCGATTCACAACCTCACCTACTATCAGCGGATATTAAGTGAGGCAAGGTCGGCGATTGAGAAGGGCCAATTCTTGCCGTTCTTCGACAAAAAGCTGGCGCAGTGGGCGGCTTAGCAGCTGAGAGACAAGGGCTCCACAGCCTCTTCATGACCGGGCAGCGCGGTTTGTTTACAAAATCGCGCTGCCCAAAGCTCCACATCACACCGCATTCACGCGCATCACGCATACCCGAGCGACGAAAACTGCGCCGTTTGCCAAGGCTGAGCTTTCTACCGAAGAGATGTTTGTCATGGAGGTCAATTGACTATTGCCGCTTACCCCGTAAGGGTTTACCATAGATTCGCCTATAGAAATGTAGGGGCGGCCCGACTAAGCGTCAGTCGGGCTGTTTCTGTTTGCGGGAGAGAGCTACAACATAGAAAGTCGGCTCATTCGACTTTCAAATGCTGCTGTTTTCAACTGCTTTTGAATCCTGAACCCAATCTCATCCGGCTTACAACCGCTGAGTCCCAAATGCTGAAAGGGCTCGGCCGCAAAAACATGTTTGACCTGAACACCTTCTGCATCTTACTCGCCGAAGCTCCCGCCGATGGAGCAGCAAATCCGACAGATACAACCGATTTGCTTTGGGCGTTCGCTCCCTGGATTTTAATCGGTGTCTTGTTCTGGTTTATTATGATCCGACCCCAAAAACAAAAAGCGGACGAGATGAAGCTGATGCTTCAGAATCTCAAAAAAAATGATCGCGTGGTCATGACCAGCGGTATTTATGGAACCATCGTGAATGCTCCAAAGGATTCTGACGAGGTAACAGTCAAAGTCGATGAGAGCAACAATACCCGGTTACGAGTTCAACGAAATTCAATCAGTCGCGTCATCACGACGGACACTACTAACGCGGAAACGGAAAGCTGACGTTAGGGGTAGGACTCGATTAGAAGCTTCGTCCATTTGAACACTTAGGAATCCAAGAGATGGAATCGGTATCATCGCCATACGTCGTGCCTTTCGCCTTAATCATCATCGCGATCTTAGCCGCATTTTTGGGCACCTATGTCCGAAAGTCATTGCGAATGCCGGAAACCGGTTGGAAGGTTTCTTTGATCGTCGCAGTCATCGGCATCGCTGCTCTGATCTTGTATACCAGCTGGCCACCCAAGCAGGGCATTGACCTCAAAGGTGGAATCATCCTGGTCTACGAGGTGGATCAAGAGAAAACCAGGCAAAATGCGACGAACCAGCGAAGCGACGAAGACGAAGACGCAGACGCAGACGACCAGCAAAACGTGGCGAACGATTCCGTCGACATGAATGCTTTGATTCAGGCATTAAGCCGTCGAATTAATCCGGGCGGAGTTCAAGAAATTGTCGTACGACGCTACGGTGACAATCAAGTTGAGATCATCATTCCCGATGTGACACAAGAAGAAGCCAAGCAGGTTCAAAAGCTGATCACGACCGGTGGATTCCTCAAATTCATGATCGTGGCCGACCAAGACCAAGACTCATATCTCTGCCGAATGGCCGACGCCCCTAGCCAAGCTGGACAATACCAAGTCCTCAATGATAACGGCGTCGTGATTGGTCAATGGGCCAGGCTCAGCATCGACCCGACGCAACCCGTTGCCGAGGGCGAAGAGCCCATCTATCGAATCGATCCACCCAATGGCAAAACCCGCATCGTTCGCGGACGCAAAGAAGTTTTGATGGTCGTGGAGCGGACTCCCGCACTCGAGGGGAAACATTTAGCTGGCGTTCGATCCGGCTACAACGACATGAATCCCTGCGTCTATTTCGATATGACCGGCGCCGGTTCGAGACTGATGGGAAACCTGACCGCAAAATACTCTCCTGACGAAAATACCAATAGCTTTTCACTCCTGGGAATCGTCATGGATGGTGAGCTTATCTCGGCTCCCAGAATTAATGAAAAAATCAGCGGACGCGGCATCATCGAGGGCTCGTTCACCAAGGAAGAGGTCGATTTACTCGTGAACGTGTTGCGAGCCGGTCGACTTCCGGCCGTCCTCCGCAGCGAGCCTCTGAGCCAGAATGAAATTAGTCCGTTACTCGGCGAGGATACCATTGAACAAGGCAAGCGAGCCATTGGTGTGTCCTTGGTCTCCGTCCTCGTCTTCATGATTTTCTACTATCACTTTGCTGGGCTTGTCTCCTGCCTCGCGCTGCTGTTGAACTTGGCGTTGGTGTTGGCTCTGATGATCTTCGTCGGTGCTGCCTTTTCGCTACCTGGCATGGCAGGTTTGGTCCTGACCGTTGGCATGTCGGTCGACGCGAATGTTCTTATCTTCGAACGAATTCGCGAGGAATTACGCAGCGGTGCTGCATTAAGGATGGCAATTCGAAACGGTTTTGGGCGAGCCACCCGAACGATTGTCGATGCCAATGTCACGACATTAATCACTGCCCTCGTTCTCTACATCATTGGCAGCGAACAACTACGAGCTTTTGCGGTCACGTTGATCTTCGGTATTCTGATGTGTTTGTTTACCGCGATCTTCTGCTCGCGAGTCGTATTTGACATCGCCGAACGAACTCGCTGGATCAAAAAGCTTACGATGCTTCAGATCCTGACGACGCCCAACTGGAATTTGATGGGCAAACGGCACTTGGCTGCTGCTTGTTCCATCGTCGTCATCCTGACAGGACTTGCGGGTGTGGTGGCCCGTG includes:
- the yajC gene encoding preprotein translocase subunit YajC: MLKGLGRKNMFDLNTFCILLAEAPADGAANPTDTTDLLWAFAPWILIGVLFWFIMIRPQKQKADEMKLMLQNLKKNDRVVMTSGIYGTIVNAPKDSDEVTVKVDESNNTRLRVQRNSISRVITTDTTNAETES
- the secD gene encoding protein translocase subunit SecD, with the protein product MESVSSPYVVPFALIIIAILAAFLGTYVRKSLRMPETGWKVSLIVAVIGIAALILYTSWPPKQGIDLKGGIILVYEVDQEKTRQNATNQRSDEDEDADADDQQNVANDSVDMNALIQALSRRINPGGVQEIVVRRYGDNQVEIIIPDVTQEEAKQVQKLITTGGFLKFMIVADQDQDSYLCRMADAPSQAGQYQVLNDNGVVIGQWARLSIDPTQPVAEGEEPIYRIDPPNGKTRIVRGRKEVLMVVERTPALEGKHLAGVRSGYNDMNPCVYFDMTGAGSRLMGNLTAKYSPDENTNSFSLLGIVMDGELISAPRINEKISGRGIIEGSFTKEEVDLLVNVLRAGRLPAVLRSEPLSQNEISPLLGEDTIEQGKRAIGVSLVSVLVFMIFYYHFAGLVSCLALLLNLALVLALMIFVGAAFSLPGMAGLVLTVGMSVDANVLIFERIREELRSGAALRMAIRNGFGRATRTIVDANVTTLITALVLYIIGSEQLRAFAVTLIFGILMCLFTAIFCSRVVFDIAERTRWIKKLTMLQILTTPNWNLMGKRHLAAACSIVVILTGLAGVVARGPQIFDIDFLGGTSVQVQLETPQEIGKMRNLINGLRDKGIVETVTVTEVKSEKLPTGSIYRIDTSLPTAADTPAPTESDSKDQTETTIVTVQNALIAQLRDDQGVSILKMHNFSYTPPVKPAPESNQAPDIDTLGNPITQDDDKDSENSDESSTAAGDTAKEEKSDPNGGKSEATDSSDPSPEISEKEWNQLGSQSTLNFDEKINAETIEMIIRETAKELSVREPGIVLTNPEWDGQSSQGYIEWTLKMSCGIEDAGRILSALKTRMNSTPVWLAANQIGTAIAGDKTRMAIAAVIASLLGIILYIWIRFQRVVYGLAAVVALIHDVLVTLGAIALSLWLSKVFGFLLIDEFKISLPVVAAFLTIIGYSLNDTIVVFDRIRESRGKSQFLTADMINLSINQTLSRTVLTSLTTLIAVLILYVIGGQGIHAFAYALLVGVIVGTYSSIFVASPMLLWMSGAGKKPTGKKQKVAA